Proteins from a genomic interval of Sparus aurata chromosome 21, fSpaAur1.1, whole genome shotgun sequence:
- the LOC115572182 gene encoding verrucotoxin subunit beta-like, whose translation MGSADSNTIEVAALGRPFSLGMLYDCRRDLLIPGMTLWGHDHLIQHIRERRQHYSAFEIVASESIDDKTSALDVSASLKASFLSGTVEVGGAAKYLSHDKKSKKEATVTLKYEATTKFEQLSMDHLGKDNLRYLDDFKQGKASHVVTGILYGAKAFFVFDSDVSSDENVEEVKGELKVMINKIPSISIDGHGALKMKTKEKESVEKFSCKFHGDFLLDKTPSSFQDAVQVYQSLSKLLGANGENAVPVKVWLLPLTQLRTSATTVVREVSPMFIDEMQAVLEDLKEVEMRCNDALKTAAQQFSEIGRKIKTFKDMCSGFKLEFQRNLAKKLPAIRGGEEEENNVLHEIWKKRYSSPFNSKYLNEWMDFKEREIYTLKSFTSMMKNTKIIPSQSDLYKEILSSDHAVCFFFTLLGGHEPYLSDLSKHLGQTPKPDDPKESSVNDIKKEQWYTSKDVTDAMRHKAKLFGDFAEANKEKKNIKFLAVGSTDETQEGSSIVLYKDGFPVTKNFEPPSKPETLTVKDINHNSVTLKISPAKFGAENITSYSVEYCVSGQDGWIEKTAAGAEEVTVSDLSPNTEYKFRCRAVTSVGVGPANEVSGSIKTLPCSTPGKPQVEPNSSEISVSWEKFQQKSQRVLEDFSELEMRCNDALKTTTAQQFPQIGTKIKAFKEMCSEFKLEYQQTLEKKLPSIRGGGEEEAVLAEILKKIHSSPFKSKDLNKWMDCKETEIHTLKSLTNMMKNTKIVSSETDLYKESLGADHTVCFLFPSLGSDESYLSTLSNYLKQTPKTDHPEETRTHDVEKEQWYASKEATDKMWSKAKLFNDFAEANKENKNIKFLAAGSTDETQKGSSIYLYKDGFSVTENFELPSRPETLTVRDINHNSVTLKISPAKFGAENITSYSVEYCVSGQEGWKEKMAAEEEVTVSDLSPNTEYKFRCRAVTSVGVGPANEISGSIKTLPFNPPGEPQDEPNSSERPEPDMAQEEMLMKTADGSSVQDNVSDKE comes from the exons ATGGGCTCTGCAGACAGCAATACAATAGAGGTGGCGGCACTTGGCCGACCTTTCAGTCTCGGGATGCTGTACGACTGCCGCAGGGATCTACTCATTCCTG GTATGACTTTGTGGGGTCATGatcatttgatacagcatataaGAGAAAGGCGACAGCACTACAGCGCTTTCGAGATTGTTGCATCTGAATCTATTGATGACAAAACCTCAGCACTAGATGTAAGTGCATCCCTCAAGGCAAGTTTCCTCTCTGGCACTGTTGAAGTTGGAGGAGCTGCCAAATATCTAAGTCATGATAAGAAATCTAAAAAAGAGGCCACAGTAACACTGAAGTATGAAGCAACCACAAAGTTCGAGCAACTATCAATGGATCACCTGGGGAAAGACAATTTGAGGTATCTGGATGATTTCAAGCAAGGGAAAGCGTCACACGTAGTCACAGGTATCCTTTATGGAGCAAAAGCCTTCTTTGTCTTTGACAGTGATGTGTCTAGTGACGAAAATGTTGAAGAAGTTAAGGGCGAGTTGAAAGTGATGATCAATAAAATTCCGAGCATTAGTATAGATGGTCATGGTGCCCTGAAAATGAAGACGAAAGAAAAAGAATCAGTTGAGAAATTCTCCTGCAAATTCCATGGAGACTTTTTACTTGATAAAACTCCCTCATCCTTTCAGGATGCAGTACAAGTCTACCAAAGTCTGTCAAAACTGCTGGGAGCAAACGGAGAAAACGCCGTACCAGTGAAGGTTTGGCTGCTGCCACTGACTCAGTTGCGAACTTCTGCAACAACAGTTGTGCGTGAAGTAAGTCCTATGTTCATAGATGAAATGCAGGCTGTCCTGGAAGACCTCAAGGAGGTGGAAATGAGGTGCAATGATGCACTGAAAACCGCTGCACAGCAGTTCTCAGAAATTGGCAGAaagattaaaacctttaaagacATGTGCTCTGGGTTCAAGCTGGAATTCCAACGAAACTTGGCAAAGAAACTTCCAGCGATccgaggaggagaagaagaagagaacaaTGTGCTTCACGAGATCTGGAAGAAGAGATATTCTTCCCCTTTCAACAGCAAATACCTGAACGAGTGGATGGACTTTAAAGAGCGAGAAATTTACACCTTGAAATCTTTCACAAGCATGATGAAAAACACGAAGATCATCCCATCTCAGTCAGATCTGTACAAGGAAATTCTCAGTTCCGatcatgctgtgtgtttttttttcaccttacTGGGAGGTCATGAACCGTACCTCTCAGATTTATCAAAGCACTTAGGACAAACACCCAAACCAGACGATCCTAAAGAGTCCTCTGTAAATGATATAAAGAAGGAACAGTGGTACACCTCGAAAGATGTCACAGATGCAATGAGACACAAAGCAAAGCTCTTTGGTGATTTTGCAGAGGCCAACAAGGAAAAGAAGAACATTAAGTTCTTGGCAGTTGGTTCAACAGATGAGACACAGGAAGGTTCAAGCATCGTACTCTATAAAGATGGCTTTCCTGTCACTAAGAACTTTGAGCCTCCTTCAAAGCCTGAAACATTAACAGTCAAAGACATAAACCACAACAGTGTGACACTGAAGATTTCTCCAGCAAAGTTTGGAGCAGAGAACATCACCTCCTACTCTGTTGAGTACTGTGTCAGTGgacaggatggatggatagaaaaGACGGCAGCAGGAGCTGAAGAAGTCACAGTGAGCGATCTGAGTCCAAACACAGAGTACAAGTTCAGATGCAGAGCAGTGACCTCAGTAGGTGTCGGACCAGCCAATGAAGTCAGTGGTTCCATTAAAACTTTACCTTGCAGTACTCCTGGAAAACCTCAAGTTGAACCAAACTCAAGTGAGATATCAGTCAGCTGGGAGAAATTCCAGCAAAAATCACAGAGAGTACTGGAGGACTTCAGTGAGCTGGAGATGAGGTGTAATGATGCACTGAAAACCACCACTGCACAGCAGTTCCCACAGATTGGCACGAAGATTAAAGCCTTTAAAGAGATGTGCTCTGAGTTCAAGCTGGAATACCAACAAACCTTGGAAAAGAAACTTCCATCAatccgaggaggaggagaagaagaggctgTGCTCGCAGAGATCCTGAAGAAGATACATTCTTCCCCTTTCAAGAGTAAAGACCTGAACAAGTGGATGGACTGTAAAGAGACAGAAATTCACACCTTAAAGTCTCTCACCAACATGATGAAGAATACTAAGATTGTCTCTTCTGAAACGGACCTGTACAAGGAAAGTCTCGGTGCAGATcatactgtgtgttttctgttccctTCACTTGGAAGTGATGAATCGTACCTCTCAACTTTATCAAACTACTTAAAACAAACACCCAAAACAGACCATCCTGAAGAGACTCGTACTCATGATGTAGAGAAGGAACAATGGTACGCCTCAAAAGAAGCAACAGATAAAATGTGGAGTAAAGCAAAACTCTTCAATGACTTTGCAGAGGCCAACAAGGAGAACAAGAACATTAAGTTCTTGGCAGCTGGTTCAACAGACGAGACACAGAAAGGTTCAAGCATCTACCTTTATAAAGACGGCTTCTCTGTCACTGAGAACTTTGAGCTTCCTTCAAGGCCTGAAACATTAACAGTCAGGGACATAAACCACAACAGTGTGACGCTGAAGATTTCTCCAGCCAAGTTTGGAGCAGAGAACATCACCTCCTACTCTGTTGAGTACTGTGTCAGTGGACAGGAGGGATGGAAAGAAAAGAtggcagcagaagaagaagtcacAGTGAGTGATCTGAGTCCAAACACAGAGTACAAGTTCAGATGCAGAGCAGTGACCTCAGTAGGTGTTGGACCAGCCAATGAAATCAGTGGTTCCATTAAAACTTTACCTTTCAACCCTCCTGGAGAACCTCAAGATGAACCAAACTCAAGTGAGAGACCAGAACCTGATATGGCTCAAGAAGAAATGTTGATGAAGACTGCCGATGGGTCCAGCGTTCAAGACAATGTGTCAGATAAGGAATAG